The proteins below come from a single Mycolicibacterium sp. TY81 genomic window:
- a CDS encoding superoxide dismutase, whose translation MAEYTLPDLDYDYGALEPHISGQINEIHHSKHHAAYVKGVNDAVAKLEEARAGDDHAAIFLNEKNLAFHLGGHVNHSIWWKNLSPNGGDKPTGELAAAIDDQFGSFDKFRAQFTAAANGLQGSGWAVLGYDSLGGRLLTFQLYDQQANVPLGIIPLLQVDMWEHAFYLQYKNVKADYVKAFWNVVNWADVQERFAAATTKTNGLIFG comes from the coding sequence GTGGCTGAGTACACCCTGCCGGACCTGGACTACGACTACGGCGCCCTGGAGCCGCACATCTCCGGTCAGATCAACGAGATCCACCACAGCAAGCACCACGCGGCCTACGTCAAGGGCGTCAATGACGCGGTGGCCAAACTCGAAGAGGCGCGGGCCGGCGACGACCACGCCGCGATCTTCCTGAACGAGAAGAACCTGGCCTTCCACCTCGGCGGCCACGTCAACCACTCGATCTGGTGGAAGAACCTGTCCCCCAACGGTGGCGACAAGCCGACCGGCGAGCTGGCCGCGGCCATCGACGACCAGTTCGGTTCGTTCGACAAGTTCCGCGCGCAGTTCACCGCGGCCGCCAACGGCCTGCAGGGCTCGGGCTGGGCGGTGCTCGGCTACGACAGCCTGGGCGGCCGTCTGCTGACCTTCCAGCTGTACGACCAGCAGGCCAACGTGCCGCTGGGCATCATCCCGCTGCTGCAGGTCGACATGTGGGAGCACGCCTTCTACCTGCAGTACAAGAACGTCAAGGCGGACTACGTCAAGGCTTTCTGGAACGTCGTCAACTGGGCCGACGTGCAGGAGCGCTTCGCCGCCGCCACGACCAAGACCAACGGTCTGATCTTCGGCTGA